In one window of Chitinophagales bacterium DNA:
- a CDS encoding electron transfer flavoprotein subunit beta/FixA family protein: MKILVCVSKTPDTTSKIAFKDGNTKFDENGVQWIINPYDEWYALVRAIELKEKDASVTLHMVTVGGADAEPIIRKALALGGDEAIRVNGDSSDSYYIAAQIAEIAKQGGYDLVLTGKETIDYNGSAIGALVAEMLDMPYVSLATKFDLEGNNATVTREIEGGEEVCEVALPLVVSCQKGVAEQRIPNMRGIMAARTKPLKVVEPAAVEALTSVVSFELPPAKAGVKLVPADNVAELVRLLHEEAKAI; encoded by the coding sequence ATGAAAATCTTAGTCTGCGTTAGCAAAACACCAGACACTACTTCAAAGATTGCCTTCAAGGATGGCAATACGAAGTTTGATGAGAATGGTGTTCAGTGGATCATCAATCCGTATGATGAGTGGTATGCATTGGTGCGTGCCATTGAATTGAAAGAAAAAGATGCATCTGTTACCCTGCATATGGTGACCGTTGGCGGCGCAGATGCAGAACCCATCATTCGTAAAGCTCTGGCATTGGGTGGTGATGAAGCCATTCGTGTGAATGGTGACAGTAGTGACAGCTATTATATCGCTGCGCAGATTGCAGAGATAGCCAAGCAAGGTGGTTATGATCTGGTTTTAACCGGTAAAGAAACCATCGACTACAATGGCTCAGCGATTGGTGCTTTGGTAGCAGAAATGCTGGATATGCCTTATGTGAGCCTGGCAACTAAGTTTGATCTGGAAGGCAATAATGCAACAGTTACACGCGAGATTGAAGGTGGTGAAGAAGTATGCGAAGTGGCATTACCATTGGTGGTAAGCTGCCAGAAAGGTGTAGCTGAGCAACGCATCCCCAACATGCGTGGCATCATGGCAGCAAGAACCAAACCATTGAAAGTGGTTGAGCCTGCTGCAGTAGAGGCATTGACAAGCGTGGTAAGTTTTGAACTGCCTCCAGCAAAAGCCGGTGTGAAACTGGTACCTGCAGACAATGTTGCTGAGCTGGTACGTCTGTTACACGAAGAAGCAAAAGCCATTTAA
- a CDS encoding electron transfer flavoprotein subunit alpha/FixB family protein, with translation MSVLIFADQTEGHIKKASYEALSYGSQLAKQLGVAAEAIVLGNVQDDLSALGKYGVSKVHHAANDVFNHFDAQAYAKGIADAANAAGATVVVLSQTQSGKAIAGRVAARLKAGLVSGAIALPDTSNGFVVKKSCFSGKAFAHVSVNSPVKVIALNPNSVSVVTSDANATVAALSLDASSRVKVTAVNKVSGEVPLTEADIVVSGGRGLKGPENWGILLDLAKTLGAATACSRPVGDAHWRPHHEHVGQTGVQVAPNLYIAIGISGAIQHLAGVNRSKVIVVINKDPEAPFFKAADFGIVGDAFEVVPQLTAAIKQLKGIA, from the coding sequence ATGTCAGTACTGATTTTTGCAGACCAGACTGAAGGACATATCAAGAAAGCTTCGTATGAAGCATTGTCTTACGGTAGCCAGTTGGCGAAACAACTTGGTGTTGCGGCTGAAGCAATTGTATTGGGCAATGTGCAGGATGATCTGAGCGCATTGGGTAAATACGGCGTGAGCAAAGTACACCATGCTGCCAATGATGTATTCAATCATTTTGATGCACAAGCATATGCCAAGGGTATTGCAGATGCGGCCAATGCTGCTGGTGCTACTGTAGTAGTACTATCACAAACACAATCTGGTAAAGCTATCGCGGGACGTGTAGCGGCACGCTTGAAAGCTGGTTTGGTTTCAGGTGCTATTGCATTACCTGATACCTCTAACGGATTTGTGGTTAAGAAATCTTGCTTTTCCGGTAAAGCATTTGCGCATGTTAGCGTGAATTCACCAGTGAAAGTAATTGCCCTGAACCCGAATAGTGTGAGCGTTGTAACATCAGATGCCAATGCTACTGTTGCAGCATTAAGTCTGGACGCCAGCTCTCGAGTGAAAGTAACTGCTGTGAATAAAGTAAGCGGCGAAGTGCCTTTGACAGAAGCGGATATTGTGGTAAGTGGGGGTCGCGGTTTAAAAGGACCAGAAAACTGGGGTATTCTCTTAGACCTCGCAAAAACACTCGGTGCCGCTACAGCTTGTAGTCGCCCTGTAGGTGATGCCCATTGGAGACCACACCATGAGCACGTTGGTCAGACCGGTGTGCAAGTTGCACCAAATCTGTACATCGCTATTGGTATTTCTGGTGCCATACAACATTTAGCAGGTGTGAACAGAAGTAAGGTAATTGTTGTTATTAATAAAGATCCTGAAGCACCATTCTTCAAAGCTGCAGATTTCGGTATTGTTGGAGATGCATTTGAAGTGGTACCTCAGCTCACAGCTGCTATCAAACAGCTGAAAGGCATCGCTTAA
- a CDS encoding DUF3817 domain-containing protein, translating into MIKTADNLGKLRITGMAEAISWVFLLFLAMPLKYIWGEPLAVKIVGWIHGILFIAYMLLSLIVVQEKRWPFKRLVYAGLAAFLPFGTWFYDKQLKKFAEA; encoded by the coding sequence ATGATTAAGACAGCTGATAATTTAGGTAAACTGCGCATCACCGGAATGGCTGAAGCCATCTCTTGGGTATTCTTATTGTTTTTGGCCATGCCACTAAAATACATTTGGGGCGAGCCACTAGCTGTAAAGATTGTAGGTTGGATACATGGTATCCTCTTCATCGCTTATATGCTGCTATCCCTGATTGTGGTGCAGGAAAAACGCTGGCCATTTAAAAGATTGGTGTATGCAGGTTTAGCCGCATTCTTACCATTTGGTACTTGGTTTTATGATAAGCAGCTGAAGAAATTCGCGGAAGCTTAA